A window of Blattabacterium cuenoti contains these coding sequences:
- a CDS encoding dihydroorotate oxidase codes for MMTTIDIDISTNINAIKLDSCIMNASGIFCSTEKELKNLMKDNYSGAVVTKSCTIKKRNGNPIPRCFQWKTGSINSVGLANLGIDFYLSFLEKQHLQKPIFLSLSGSSFEETYVLLQKTNPYSDFISAIELNLSCPNILGEKTLLGYDFHNMPYFFDKLFNLYNNPVGIKLPPYFNEYDIEKISSILNKYPVYFVTCVNSLPNGLFINVETETIVIRPNKGFGGIGGIGIKPFALSNVRQFYNYLRKDIPVIGCGGIKNGKDIFEHILCGASAVQIGTQFLIEGITVFHRLLFELIELLKNKNYFSLKEFQGNLKQIK; via the coding sequence ATGATGACAACAATAGATATAGATATATCCACTAATATAAATGCAATAAAACTAGATTCATGTATTATGAATGCATCAGGCATTTTTTGTTCTACAGAAAAAGAATTAAAGAATCTTATGAAAGATAATTATTCAGGAGCAGTAGTTACAAAAAGTTGTACTATAAAAAAAAGAAATGGTAATCCTATTCCTAGATGTTTTCAATGGAAAACTGGAAGTATCAATTCTGTTGGATTAGCTAATCTTGGAATTGATTTTTATCTTTCATTTTTAGAAAAACAACATTTACAAAAACCTATTTTTTTATCTTTATCAGGATCTTCTTTTGAAGAAACTTATGTTTTATTACAAAAAACAAATCCATATTCTGATTTCATTAGTGCTATAGAATTAAACTTATCTTGTCCAAATATTTTAGGTGAAAAAACACTTTTGGGTTATGATTTTCATAACATGCCGTATTTTTTTGATAAATTATTTAACTTATATAATAATCCTGTAGGAATTAAACTACCACCATATTTTAATGAATATGATATAGAAAAAATTTCTTCTATATTGAATAAATATCCAGTTTATTTTGTTACCTGTGTTAATAGTTTACCAAATGGTTTATTTATTAATGTAGAAACAGAAACTATAGTCATTAGACCAAATAAAGGATTTGGAGGAATAGGTGGAATAGGAATCAAACCATTTGCATTATCTAATGTACGACAATTTTATAATTATCTTAGAAAAGATATTCCAGTTATAGGATGTGGTGGTATCAAAAATGGTAAAGATATTTTTGAGCATATATTATGTGGGGCATCTGCTGTTCAAATAGGAACTCAATTTTTGATTGAAGGAATTACTGTATTTCATAGATTATTATTTGAATTAATAGAATTATTAAAAAATAAAAATTATTTTTCTTTAAAAGAATTTCAAGGCAATTTGAAGCAAATTAAATAA